The following proteins come from a genomic window of Lytechinus pictus isolate F3 Inbred chromosome 1, Lp3.0, whole genome shotgun sequence:
- the LOC129260818 gene encoding protein argonaute-2-like isoform X3, with protein sequence MYQPPAFPPNFPYGMPQYPPNQPGVPGQFPLGPPGGPPGGPPGGGPPGGPPSGPPGGPPGGPPGGPPGGAPFTPPPGQQPPPPQQPGQPPGTPPQSTDLVAMPRRPGFGQDGRPIALRANHFQVKIPPLDLFHYEVNITPEKCPRRINRDVIDTLVTAFKGRYFQNNLPVFDGRKNMYCKEQIPLDREKQVELEVTLPGEGKDRIFKASIKFEGKVSLALLESALKGEVVNIPHDAVQALDVIMRHLPSLRYTPVGRSFFSPPDEYSHPLGGGREVWFGFHQSIRPSMWKMMLNIDVSATAFYSCQSVIDFLCEVLDIQDLSDQRRPLSDSHRVKFTKEIKGLKIEITHCGNMKRKYRVCNVTKRSAQTQTFPWQLENGQTVECTVAKYFRERHNLILQYPHLPCLQVGQEQRHTYLPLEVCNIVAGQRCIKKLTDLQTSTMIKATARSAPDREKEIKSLVHKANFNNDQYVRQFGLSISNEMVTIEGRVLPAPKIQYGGKLNKPQQAVPNQGVWDMRGKQFHYGVEIEVWAIACFAPQHQCREEALRNFTLQLQKISNDAGMPIKFQPCFCKYAVGADQVEPMFRHLKKMWPKLQLIIVVLPGKTPVYAEVKRVGDTLLGIATQCVQVKNVNRTTAQTLSNLCLKINVKLGGVNNILAPNIRPRIFSEPVIFCGADVTHPPAGDDKKPSIAAVVGSMDGHPSRYCASVRIQTHRVEIIQDLMTMVKELLVEFYRSTGYKPARIIMYRDGVSEGQFLQVLANEMNAIRDACRSLEEGYEPGITFIVVQKRHHTRLFCAERREQIGRSGNIPAGTTVDSGITHPLEYDFYLCSHAGIQGTSRPSHYHVLWDDNGFKADELQCLTYQLCHTYVRCTRSVSIPAPAYYAHLVAFRARYHLVEKDHDRYDHDSVISSANSNGGDGSHHGRDGFGRTPKEMSAAIKVHHDTLKVMYFA encoded by the exons ATGTATCAACCACCTGCCTTTCCGCCCAATTTCCCATATG GGATGCCCCAGTATCCGCCAAACCAACCTGGGGTCCCAGGGCAGTTCCCACTAGGTCCTCCCGGGGGCCCGCCCGGAGGTCCTCCAGGTGGGGGCCCTCCCGGCGGTCCACCCAGTGGTCCACCCGGTGGCCCTCCTGGCGGCCCTCCTGGTGGTCCACCAGGTGGTGCTCCCTTCACCCCTCCACCAGGCCAGCAGCCTCCACCACCTCAGCAGCCAGGACAGCCTCCGGGTACCCCTCCTCAGTCCACAGACCTAGTAGCCATGCCCAGGAGACCTGGCTTTGGTCAGGATGGTCGTCCCATTGCCCTTCGTGCAAACCACTTCCAGGTGAAGATCCCGCCCCTGGATCTCTTCCACTATGAAGTTAATATCACTCCAGAGAAATGTCCGAGGAGAATCAACAG AGATGTGATAGACACACTTGTAACAGCCTTCAAGGGGAGATACTTTCAGAACAACCTGCCTGTGTTTGATGGCAGGAAAAACATGTACTGTAAGGAACAGATTCCTCTGGATCGAGAAAAG CAGGTGGAACTTGAAGTGACCTTACCAGGAGAGGGAAAAGACAGGATATTCAAAGCTTCCATTAAGTTTGAAGGCAAAGTGAGTTTGGCCCTGCTAGAGTCTGCCTTGAAAGGAGAAGTAGTCAATATACCACACGATGCTGTGCAAGCTCTGGATGTTATCATGAGACATTTACCTTCTCTAAG GTACACCCCTGTTGGTCGATCCTTCTTCTCTCCTCCTGATGAGTACTCGCATCCTTTAGGTGGCGGTAGAGAAGTGTGGTTTGGTTTCCATCAGAGTATCCGCCCATCCATGTGGAAAATGATGCTCAATATAGATG tctCTGCAACGGCCTTTTACAGCTGTCAGTCAGTGATTGACTTCCTATGTGAGGTCTTAGACATCCAGGATTTATCGGATCAACGTCGCCCTCTATCAGACTCACATAGAGTCAAGTTCACCAAAGAGATTAAAG GGTTGAAGATTGAGATCACTCATTGTGGAAACATGAAAAGGAAATACAGAGTGTGCAATGTTACCAAGAGATCTGCACAGACACAAAC gtttccatggcaacttgAGAATGGTCAAACGGTGGAATGCACAGTAGCAAAATACTTCAGAGAAAGGCACAATCTCATCTTGCa atacCCTCATCTCCCCTGTCTGCAGGTTGGACAGGAGCAGCGTCACACCTACCTACCTCTAGAG GTTTGCAATATTGTAGCTGGGCAACGCTGTATCAAGAAACTCACTGACCTGCAGACGTCAACCATGATCAAG GCTACTGCCAGATCAGCTCCAGatagagaaaaagaaatcaagAGTCTG GTGCATAAAGCCAACTTCAACAATGACCAGTATGTGAGACAGTTTGGACTAAGTATAAGTAATGAGATGGTGACCATAGAGGGCAGAGTCCTACCTGCTCCAAAGATCCAATATGGCGGAAAG CTGAACAAGCCACAACAAGCTGTCCCTAACCAGGGTGTGTGGGACATGAGAGGCAAACAGTTCCACTATGGTGTTGAGATTGAAGTCTGGGCCATCGCTTGCTTTGCACCCCAGCACCAGTGCAGGGAAGAAGCTCTCAG GAATTTCACACTTCAGCTCCAGAAGATCTCCAACGATGCTGGCATGCCTATCAAGTTTCAGCCATGCTTCTGCAAGTATGCTGTTGGAGCCGATCAGGTGGAACCCATGTTCAGACATCTCAAGAAGATGTGGCCCAAACTCCAGCTCATCATCGTCGTACTACCGGGGAAGACACCCGTCTACG CTGAAGTGAAGAGAGTCGGTGACACTCTGTTGGGTATAGCAACGCAGTGTGTACAAGTCAAGAATGTGAACAGAACCACAGCACAAACCCTCTCCAATCTCTGTCTCAAGATCAACGTCAAACTGGGTGGAGTCAACAATATCTTGGCTCCTAACATAAG ACCCCGCATATTTAGCGAGCCTGTCATCTTTTGCGGAGCTGATGTTACGCATCCCCCAGCCGGTGACGATAAGAAACCTTCGATCGCGGCT GTTGTAGGTAGTATGGATGGCCATCCTAGCCGGTACTGCGCAAGCGTCCGGATTCAGACCCACCGTGTGGAGATCATCCAGGATTTAATGACCATGGTCAAGGAACTTCTCGTTGAGTTCTATAGGTCAACAGGATACAAGCCAGCAAGGATCATCATGTACAGAGATGGAGTCAGTGAAGGCCAATTCTTACAG GTTCTTGCCAATGAGATGAATGCGATCAGGGATGCCTGTAGGTCACTGGAAGAAGGTTATGAGCCTGGTATCACGTTCATTGTGGTTCAGAAGAGACATCATACCAGGCTCTTCTGTGCAGAGAGAAGAGAACAG ATTGGAAGGAGTGGTAATATTCCAGCAGGTACTACCGTTGACAGTGGCATCACCCATCCTCTAGAATATGATTTCTACCTGTGCAGTCATGCAGGTATTCAG GGTACAAGTCGTCCTTCCCACTACCACGTCCTCTGGGACGACAATGGGTTCAAGGCGGACGAACTCCAATGTCTAACCTACCAGCTGTGCCACACCTATGTACGCTGCACCCGTAGTGTGTCCATCCCCGCCCCTGCCTACTACGCCCACCTGGTGGCCTTCCGTGCCCGATACCATCTGGTAGAGAAGGATCACGACAGATACGACCATGACAG TGTCATATCCAGTGCAAACAGCAA TGGGGGAGACGGCAGCCACCACGGCCGTGATGGTTTCGGACGCACCCCAAAGGAGATGTCTGCTGCCATCAAGGTTCATCACGACACGCTCAAGGTCATGTACTTTGCCTAG
- the LOC129260818 gene encoding protein argonaute-2-like isoform X6 has translation MYQPPAFPPNFPYGMPQYPPNQPGVPGQFPLGPPGGPPGGPPGGGPPGGPPSGPPGGPPGGPPGGPPGGAPFTPPPGQQPPPPQQPGQPPGTPPQSTDLVAMPRRPGFGQDGRPIALRANHFQVKIPPLDLFHYEVNITPEKCPRRINRDVIDTLVTAFKGRYFQNNLPVFDGRKNMYCKEQIPLDREKQQVELEVTLPGEGKDRIFKASIKFEGKVSLALLESALKGEVVNIPHDAVQALDVIMRHLPSLRYTPVGRSFFSPPDEYSHPLGGGREVWFGFHQSIRPSMWKMMLNIDVSATAFYSCQSVIDFLCEVLDIQDLSDQRRPLSDSHRVKFTKEIKGLKIEITHCGNMKRKYRVCNVTKRSAQTQTFPWQLENGQTVECTVAKYFRERHNLILQYPHLPCLQVGQEQRHTYLPLEVCNIVAGQRCIKKLTDLQTSTMIKATARSAPDREKEIKSLVHKANFNNDQYVRQFGLSISNEMVTIEGRVLPAPKIQYGGKLNKPQQAVPNQGVWDMRGKQFHYGVEIEVWAIACFAPQHQCREEALRNFTLQLQKISNDAGMPIKFQPCFCKYAVGADQVEPMFRHLKKMWPKLQLIIVVLPGKTPVYAEVKRVGDTLLGIATQCVQVKNVNRTTAQTLSNLCLKINVKLGGVNNILAPNIRPRVFGAPVIFMGADITHPPAGDNTKPSIAAVVGSMDGHPSRYCASVRIQTHRVEIIQDLMTMVKELLVEFYRSTGYKPARIIMYRDGVSEGQFLQVLANEMNAIRDACRSLEEGYEPGITFIVVQKRHHTRLFCAERREQIGRSGNIPAGTTVDSGITHPLEYDFYLCSHAGIQGTSRPSHYHVLWDDNGFKADELQCLTYQLCHTYVRCTRSVSIPAPAYYAHLVAFRARYHLVEKDHDRYDHDSGGDGSHHGRDGFGRTPKEMSAAIKVHHDTLKVMYFA, from the exons ATGTATCAACCACCTGCCTTTCCGCCCAATTTCCCATATG GGATGCCCCAGTATCCGCCAAACCAACCTGGGGTCCCAGGGCAGTTCCCACTAGGTCCTCCCGGGGGCCCGCCCGGAGGTCCTCCAGGTGGGGGCCCTCCCGGCGGTCCACCCAGTGGTCCACCCGGTGGCCCTCCTGGCGGCCCTCCTGGTGGTCCACCAGGTGGTGCTCCCTTCACCCCTCCACCAGGCCAGCAGCCTCCACCACCTCAGCAGCCAGGACAGCCTCCGGGTACCCCTCCTCAGTCCACAGACCTAGTAGCCATGCCCAGGAGACCTGGCTTTGGTCAGGATGGTCGTCCCATTGCCCTTCGTGCAAACCACTTCCAGGTGAAGATCCCGCCCCTGGATCTCTTCCACTATGAAGTTAATATCACTCCAGAGAAATGTCCGAGGAGAATCAACAG AGATGTGATAGACACACTTGTAACAGCCTTCAAGGGGAGATACTTTCAGAACAACCTGCCTGTGTTTGATGGCAGGAAAAACATGTACTGTAAGGAACAGATTCCTCTGGATCGAGAAAAG CAGCAGGTGGAACTTGAAGTGACCTTACCAGGAGAGGGAAAAGACAGGATATTCAAAGCTTCCATTAAGTTTGAAGGCAAAGTGAGTTTGGCCCTGCTAGAGTCTGCCTTGAAAGGAGAAGTAGTCAATATACCACACGATGCTGTGCAAGCTCTGGATGTTATCATGAGACATTTACCTTCTCTAAG GTACACCCCTGTTGGTCGATCCTTCTTCTCTCCTCCTGATGAGTACTCGCATCCTTTAGGTGGCGGTAGAGAAGTGTGGTTTGGTTTCCATCAGAGTATCCGCCCATCCATGTGGAAAATGATGCTCAATATAGATG tctCTGCAACGGCCTTTTACAGCTGTCAGTCAGTGATTGACTTCCTATGTGAGGTCTTAGACATCCAGGATTTATCGGATCAACGTCGCCCTCTATCAGACTCACATAGAGTCAAGTTCACCAAAGAGATTAAAG GGTTGAAGATTGAGATCACTCATTGTGGAAACATGAAAAGGAAATACAGAGTGTGCAATGTTACCAAGAGATCTGCACAGACACAAAC gtttccatggcaacttgAGAATGGTCAAACGGTGGAATGCACAGTAGCAAAATACTTCAGAGAAAGGCACAATCTCATCTTGCa atacCCTCATCTCCCCTGTCTGCAGGTTGGACAGGAGCAGCGTCACACCTACCTACCTCTAGAG GTTTGCAATATTGTAGCTGGGCAACGCTGTATCAAGAAACTCACTGACCTGCAGACGTCAACCATGATCAAG GCTACTGCCAGATCAGCTCCAGatagagaaaaagaaatcaagAGTCTG GTGCATAAAGCCAACTTCAACAATGACCAGTATGTGAGACAGTTTGGACTAAGTATAAGTAATGAGATGGTGACCATAGAGGGCAGAGTCCTACCTGCTCCAAAGATCCAATATGGCGGAAAG CTGAACAAGCCACAACAAGCTGTCCCTAACCAGGGTGTGTGGGACATGAGAGGCAAACAGTTCCACTATGGTGTTGAGATTGAAGTCTGGGCCATCGCTTGCTTTGCACCCCAGCACCAGTGCAGGGAAGAAGCTCTCAG GAATTTCACACTTCAGCTCCAGAAGATCTCCAACGATGCTGGCATGCCTATCAAGTTTCAGCCATGCTTCTGCAAGTATGCTGTTGGAGCCGATCAGGTGGAACCCATGTTCAGACATCTCAAGAAGATGTGGCCCAAACTCCAGCTCATCATCGTCGTACTACCGGGGAAGACACCCGTCTACG CTGAAGTGAAGAGAGTCGGTGACACTCTGTTGGGTATAGCAACGCAGTGTGTACAAGTCAAGAATGTGAACAGAACCACAGCACAAACCCTCTCCAATCTCTGTCTCAAGATCAACGTCAAACTGGGTGGAGTCAACAATATCTTGGCTCCTAACATAAG GCCGCGCGTCTTCGGAGCACCAGTCATATTTATGGGAGCCGACATTACGCACCCGCCGGCGGGCGACAATACAAAACCATCTATTGCCGCT GTTGTAGGTAGTATGGATGGCCATCCTAGCCGGTACTGCGCAAGCGTCCGGATTCAGACCCACCGTGTGGAGATCATCCAGGATTTAATGACCATGGTCAAGGAACTTCTCGTTGAGTTCTATAGGTCAACAGGATACAAGCCAGCAAGGATCATCATGTACAGAGATGGAGTCAGTGAAGGCCAATTCTTACAG GTTCTTGCCAATGAGATGAATGCGATCAGGGATGCCTGTAGGTCACTGGAAGAAGGTTATGAGCCTGGTATCACGTTCATTGTGGTTCAGAAGAGACATCATACCAGGCTCTTCTGTGCAGAGAGAAGAGAACAG ATTGGAAGGAGTGGTAATATTCCAGCAGGTACTACCGTTGACAGTGGCATCACCCATCCTCTAGAATATGATTTCTACCTGTGCAGTCATGCAGGTATTCAG GGTACAAGTCGTCCTTCCCACTACCACGTCCTCTGGGACGACAATGGGTTCAAGGCGGACGAACTCCAATGTCTAACCTACCAGCTGTGCCACACCTATGTACGCTGCACCCGTAGTGTGTCCATCCCCGCCCCTGCCTACTACGCCCACCTGGTGGCCTTCCGTGCCCGATACCATCTGGTAGAGAAGGATCACGACAGATACGACCATGACAG TGGGGGAGACGGCAGCCACCACGGCCGTGATGGTTTCGGACGCACCCCAAAGGAGATGTCTGCTGCCATCAAGGTTCATCACGACACGCTCAAGGTCATGTACTTTGCCTAG
- the LOC129260818 gene encoding protein argonaute-2-like isoform X4, with the protein MYQPPAFPPNFPYGMPQYPPNQPGVPGQFPLGPPGGPPGGPPGGGPPGGPPSGPPGGPPGGPPGGPPGGAPFTPPPGQQPPPPQQPGQPPGTPPQSTDLVAMPRRPGFGQDGRPIALRANHFQVKIPPLDLFHYEVNITPEKCPRRINRDVIDTLVTAFKGRYFQNNLPVFDGRKNMYCKEQIPLDREKQVELEVTLPGEGKDRIFKASIKFEGKVSLALLESALKGEVVNIPHDAVQALDVIMRHLPSLRYTPVGRSFFSPPDEYSHPLGGGREVWFGFHQSIRPSMWKMMLNIDVSATAFYSCQSVIDFLCEVLDIQDLSDQRRPLSDSHRVKFTKEIKGLKIEITHCGNMKRKYRVCNVTKRSAQTQTFPWQLENGQTVECTVAKYFRERHNLILQYPHLPCLQVGQEQRHTYLPLEVCNIVAGQRCIKKLTDLQTSTMIKATARSAPDREKEIKSLVHKANFNNDQYVRQFGLSISNEMVTIEGRVLPAPKIQYGGKLNKPQQAVPNQGVWDMRGKQFHYGVEIEVWAIACFAPQHQCREEALRNFTLQLQKISNDAGMPIKFQPCFCKYAVGADQVEPMFRHLKKMWPKLQLIIVVLPGKTPVYAEVKRVGDTLLGIATQCVQVKNVNRTTAQTLSNLCLKINVKLGGVNNILAPNIRPRVFGAPVIFMGADITHPPAGDNTKPSIAAVVGSMDGHPSRYCASVRIQTHRVEIIQDLMTMVKELLVEFYRSTGYKPARIIMYRDGVSEGQFLQVLANEMNAIRDACRSLEEGYEPGITFIVVQKRHHTRLFCAERREQIGRSGNIPAGTTVDSGITHPLEYDFYLCSHAGIQGTSRPSHYHVLWDDNGFKADELQCLTYQLCHTYVRCTRSVSIPAPAYYAHLVAFRARYHLVEKDHDRYDHDSVISSANSNGGDGSHHGRDGFGRTPKEMSAAIKVHHDTLKVMYFA; encoded by the exons ATGTATCAACCACCTGCCTTTCCGCCCAATTTCCCATATG GGATGCCCCAGTATCCGCCAAACCAACCTGGGGTCCCAGGGCAGTTCCCACTAGGTCCTCCCGGGGGCCCGCCCGGAGGTCCTCCAGGTGGGGGCCCTCCCGGCGGTCCACCCAGTGGTCCACCCGGTGGCCCTCCTGGCGGCCCTCCTGGTGGTCCACCAGGTGGTGCTCCCTTCACCCCTCCACCAGGCCAGCAGCCTCCACCACCTCAGCAGCCAGGACAGCCTCCGGGTACCCCTCCTCAGTCCACAGACCTAGTAGCCATGCCCAGGAGACCTGGCTTTGGTCAGGATGGTCGTCCCATTGCCCTTCGTGCAAACCACTTCCAGGTGAAGATCCCGCCCCTGGATCTCTTCCACTATGAAGTTAATATCACTCCAGAGAAATGTCCGAGGAGAATCAACAG AGATGTGATAGACACACTTGTAACAGCCTTCAAGGGGAGATACTTTCAGAACAACCTGCCTGTGTTTGATGGCAGGAAAAACATGTACTGTAAGGAACAGATTCCTCTGGATCGAGAAAAG CAGGTGGAACTTGAAGTGACCTTACCAGGAGAGGGAAAAGACAGGATATTCAAAGCTTCCATTAAGTTTGAAGGCAAAGTGAGTTTGGCCCTGCTAGAGTCTGCCTTGAAAGGAGAAGTAGTCAATATACCACACGATGCTGTGCAAGCTCTGGATGTTATCATGAGACATTTACCTTCTCTAAG GTACACCCCTGTTGGTCGATCCTTCTTCTCTCCTCCTGATGAGTACTCGCATCCTTTAGGTGGCGGTAGAGAAGTGTGGTTTGGTTTCCATCAGAGTATCCGCCCATCCATGTGGAAAATGATGCTCAATATAGATG tctCTGCAACGGCCTTTTACAGCTGTCAGTCAGTGATTGACTTCCTATGTGAGGTCTTAGACATCCAGGATTTATCGGATCAACGTCGCCCTCTATCAGACTCACATAGAGTCAAGTTCACCAAAGAGATTAAAG GGTTGAAGATTGAGATCACTCATTGTGGAAACATGAAAAGGAAATACAGAGTGTGCAATGTTACCAAGAGATCTGCACAGACACAAAC gtttccatggcaacttgAGAATGGTCAAACGGTGGAATGCACAGTAGCAAAATACTTCAGAGAAAGGCACAATCTCATCTTGCa atacCCTCATCTCCCCTGTCTGCAGGTTGGACAGGAGCAGCGTCACACCTACCTACCTCTAGAG GTTTGCAATATTGTAGCTGGGCAACGCTGTATCAAGAAACTCACTGACCTGCAGACGTCAACCATGATCAAG GCTACTGCCAGATCAGCTCCAGatagagaaaaagaaatcaagAGTCTG GTGCATAAAGCCAACTTCAACAATGACCAGTATGTGAGACAGTTTGGACTAAGTATAAGTAATGAGATGGTGACCATAGAGGGCAGAGTCCTACCTGCTCCAAAGATCCAATATGGCGGAAAG CTGAACAAGCCACAACAAGCTGTCCCTAACCAGGGTGTGTGGGACATGAGAGGCAAACAGTTCCACTATGGTGTTGAGATTGAAGTCTGGGCCATCGCTTGCTTTGCACCCCAGCACCAGTGCAGGGAAGAAGCTCTCAG GAATTTCACACTTCAGCTCCAGAAGATCTCCAACGATGCTGGCATGCCTATCAAGTTTCAGCCATGCTTCTGCAAGTATGCTGTTGGAGCCGATCAGGTGGAACCCATGTTCAGACATCTCAAGAAGATGTGGCCCAAACTCCAGCTCATCATCGTCGTACTACCGGGGAAGACACCCGTCTACG CTGAAGTGAAGAGAGTCGGTGACACTCTGTTGGGTATAGCAACGCAGTGTGTACAAGTCAAGAATGTGAACAGAACCACAGCACAAACCCTCTCCAATCTCTGTCTCAAGATCAACGTCAAACTGGGTGGAGTCAACAATATCTTGGCTCCTAACATAAG GCCGCGCGTCTTCGGAGCACCAGTCATATTTATGGGAGCCGACATTACGCACCCGCCGGCGGGCGACAATACAAAACCATCTATTGCCGCT GTTGTAGGTAGTATGGATGGCCATCCTAGCCGGTACTGCGCAAGCGTCCGGATTCAGACCCACCGTGTGGAGATCATCCAGGATTTAATGACCATGGTCAAGGAACTTCTCGTTGAGTTCTATAGGTCAACAGGATACAAGCCAGCAAGGATCATCATGTACAGAGATGGAGTCAGTGAAGGCCAATTCTTACAG GTTCTTGCCAATGAGATGAATGCGATCAGGGATGCCTGTAGGTCACTGGAAGAAGGTTATGAGCCTGGTATCACGTTCATTGTGGTTCAGAAGAGACATCATACCAGGCTCTTCTGTGCAGAGAGAAGAGAACAG ATTGGAAGGAGTGGTAATATTCCAGCAGGTACTACCGTTGACAGTGGCATCACCCATCCTCTAGAATATGATTTCTACCTGTGCAGTCATGCAGGTATTCAG GGTACAAGTCGTCCTTCCCACTACCACGTCCTCTGGGACGACAATGGGTTCAAGGCGGACGAACTCCAATGTCTAACCTACCAGCTGTGCCACACCTATGTACGCTGCACCCGTAGTGTGTCCATCCCCGCCCCTGCCTACTACGCCCACCTGGTGGCCTTCCGTGCCCGATACCATCTGGTAGAGAAGGATCACGACAGATACGACCATGACAG TGTCATATCCAGTGCAAACAGCAA TGGGGGAGACGGCAGCCACCACGGCCGTGATGGTTTCGGACGCACCCCAAAGGAGATGTCTGCTGCCATCAAGGTTCATCACGACACGCTCAAGGTCATGTACTTTGCCTAG